The sequence ATTCAGCACAGTTGCAAGACTTAAATAAACTTACAAGAGGACAAATTTCCGGTTTACAAACCGGGCAATATCAAAGAGAATTATCCGCTATGCAGGAGAAAATTGCTCAGGTACAAACACAATTGTCTCTAGCTCAAAAAGATTTTGACAGAGCAGCAACTCTTTACAATCAAGGGGTAATTCCAAAAGCAGAATATGATAAGTTTTTCTACAATCTTCAAGGACTTAAAAACCAGATTGCAGGAATAAGAGAACAACAAATTGCCCAATGGCAAACGCAGAAAAGAGAAGTAGAAAGGCAAATCCGTTCTTTAGGTTCAGAAGTGCAACGTATTAATCAGGAGCAAAAAAACTATATCATCACAGCACCTATTTCTGGTAGGCTTGTTAATTTCTCCGGAATACAGAAAAATAATTTTCTAACGCAAGGACAAGACATAGGAGAAATTTCACCGGAAGTTTCACTGGTTGCAGAATGTTTGGTTTCCCCAAAAGATATAGGTTTTATTCATACAGGTCAGACCGTAAAATACCAGATCGATACTTATAATTACAATCAATGGGGCTTATTGGAAGGCAGGGTTTCTGAAATTGATCAGAATATTAAAATTAACGAACAAACCGGAGAAGCTTTCTTTAGGGTTCTCTGCCAAATGGATAAAAACTATTTACAATTGAAAAACGGCTACAAAGGACAAATTGATAAAGGAATGACCTTTACAGCACGCTTTCATCTAATTGACCGCACATTATGGCAGTTATTATTTGACCGTGTTGACGATTGGTTCAACCCTAAACTAAAATAAGCCTTTATGTAAAATACCATGAAAACTTTTACTATAATTTTAAAGTTTTAACGCACAAATGAAAAAAAATATATTGATTCGCCAACATGACATCAAAGACTGTGGTGCTGCTTGTCTTGCTTCCGTTGCCATCCATTACGGATTAAAAATGCCTATCGCCAAGATCAGGCAGATCTGCCATACTGATACAAGGGGAACGAATGTTTTAGGTTTAATACAGGGGTTGGAGCAAATGGGTTTCAATGCAAAAGGGGTAAAAGGAGGTATTGATGCTTTGCCGGAACTTCCATTGCCAGCTATTGCTCATGTTGTTGTTAACGGGCAAATGCATCATTATGTGGTCGTTTACAAAGTTGCAAAAGACAAAATTACAGTGATGGATCCCGCAAGAGGAAAATTGGAGGATTATAAAATAGAAGAGTTTTCAAAAATATGGACAGGAGTTCTTATCCTATTAGAACCTAATGAATATTTTGAACAAAGAAATGAAAAAACAAGCCTCTACAAAAGATTCTGGAACTTAGTCCAACCTCACAAAAGTATTTTAATCCAAGCTTTATTAGGCGCATTAGTATATACTATTTTAGGATTATCAACCTCTATTTATATTGAAAAAATAACAGATTATGTTCTGATAGACGGAAATAAACGACTTTTAAATCTACTTTCTGTAGGAATGATTGTAATACTATTGTTTCAAATTTTTATTGGAGCTATGAAAAGTATTTTAGTATTACAGACAGGACAAAAGATGGACAAACACCTTATTCTCGGTTATTACAAACATTTACTAAAACTTCCGCAGCGTTTTTTTGATACTATGAAAGTTGGAGAAATTATCTCAAGGGTAAATGATGCTGTGAAAATAAGGACTTTTATTAATGATGTTTCCATACAGATTTTTGTAAATATTTTTATTATTATTTTTTCATTTGCTTTAATGTTCACTTATTATTGGAAGCTGGCATTAATTACAGCATTGGTGATACCTTTTTATTTTTTAGTGTATTGGATTACCAATAAATTAAATAAAAAAGCAGAAAGGCAATTAATGGAAGAAAGTGCCGAATTGGAATCTCATTTGGTTGAATCAATAACATCTGTAAAAACCATTAAGCAATTTGGAGTAGAAACTTTTGCTAATAATAAAACGGATAATACTTTTTCAAAATTATTAAAAACAATTTATGCTTCGGTAATGAATGCTTTGTTTTCAGGAAATTCATCAGAGTTTTTATCCCGAATATTTACCATTGTATTACTTTGGGCAGGTTCAGGTTATGTTATTGATAGAGTTATCACGCCTGGAGAATTGCTGTCTTTTTATGCTTTAATCGGATATTTTACAAGTCCTGTGTCACAACTAATAGGAATGAATAAAACTATTCAAAATGCTTTGATTGCCGCTGACCGCCTTTTTGAAATCATGGATTTGGAACGTGAAGAGAATACTGAAAAAATAGATATTACAAGTGAAAATATTGGAGATATTCAATTTAAAGATGTTAGTTTTAGCTATGGTAGTAGAACAGAAGTTTTTACAAATTTTAATTCTCTTATAAAAAAAGGAGAAACAACAGCTATTGTTGGAGAAAGTGGTAGTGGTAAAACAACTTTAGCTTCTCTAATTCAAAATTTATATCCACTTAAAACAGGTAAAATCATGATTGGAGATTATGATATTAATTATATATCTAATTATTCTTTAAGAAATTTAGTTTCCGTGGTTCCTCAACAAATAGATTTGTTTTCAGGAAACGTTATTGAAAATATTGCTTTAGGAGAGGATTTTCCAGATATACATAAAATTTTAGACATTACTAAAAAGCTTGGAATATTAAATTTTGTAGAAAAACTTCCAAACGGTTTTCAAACTTATTTAGGTGAAAACGGAGCTTTGCTATCCGGTGGACAGAAACAAAGAATTGCCATTGCAAGAGCTTTATATAAAAATCCTGAGATTTTAATTTTGGACGAAGCTACTTCTTCATTGGATACAGAATCGGAATTAGTTATTCAAAATACATTGCAAGAATTTAAAAATCAAGGGAAAACTATGATTGTCATTGCACATCGTTTGAGTACGATTGCCAATGCTAATACGATTTTGGTAATGAAAGATGGACAAATTATAGAACAAGGCAGTCATATAGAACTTCTTGATAAAGATTCCGTTTATAAATCTATGTGGGAAAAACAAGGCAAAAAACTAACTTAAATATAATTGATGATTGATCTAATCTTAACCATACTTTTATTTATATTAGGAACAATATAAATCACATAAAATTGAAAAACCATTTGTTTTTTTCAAACATCTGCGTATTTTAGTTAAAAATATTAATATGCTATTGGATAAACTCATCAACTATCTCAAACTCGATAAACAGGAGTTTCTTTTTCAGTTCAGTTCACATCCTAATTACCCTTCAGCATTGGCTTTTAGCGATACTTTGAACTTTATGGGAGTAAGAAATGATGCGTACGAACTGGACAAAGAATATTGGGATGAACTACCTGAAGAATTTATCGCTATTGTTGATAATACCTTCTCTTTGGTTAAGAAAACAGGAAATAATTATTCAATATATTCAGATAAAGCGAAAACTTTAAATAAAGATGAGCTTCATAAAAAATCTACCGATTTCGTTTTGTTATTTGAAAAGGAAAATGCAGACACCAAAACGGTCACAAGCTATAAGCCTTTTATCTATGTCACACTTGCAATCATTGCGATTTATTCACTTCTGAATCACGCCTGGTATCAATTGGTATTCAATATTTTATCAATGATCGGAGTATATATTTCTCTGGAGATTTTCAACCAAAAATTTGGAAATACATCAGCAGTTATAGGAAGTATTTGTGGTGATACGGCAGACAGGCAGACTGTAAATTCCTGTAATAAAATCATCAATCAGGATAAAACAAGCATACTTGGATTAAAGTTTTCAGATTTTTCATTAATTTATTTTATCGGAATTACTATTCTCGGTTTATTTTTACCGGCCACTTCATTTATTATAAAAGGATTCACTTTTGCATCGGTGATTGCCATTGGATATTCATTATATATTCAGGGATTTGTAGAGAAAACTTTCTGCAGGGTTTGCCTGGTGATCATTTCAATTTTGGTTGCTCAACTGGTAATTGCGGTTTTCTTTTTTGATAACATTTATTTTGATTTAAAAACATCTTTATTAAGCCTTATCTTATGGATCACCTCTTTCTCATTGGTTTTATATTTAAACAATACATTAAACGAAAAGGACAGTCTACAAAAATCCAATACCAAAAACCTAAGATTTAAAAGAAATTATGACCTTTTTAAAAGAGAACTGACAGAAAAAGAAAAAATTACATTCAGTGACAATGAAACGTTCTCTGTAGGAAATAAAGATGCCAGATTGAAAATTTCAATTATATCAAATCCCTATTGTGGATTTTGTAAAGACGCCCACAAGATTATGGAAAATCTGCTGGAAAAATATCCCGATGAGATTTCCGTACAGATGAGATTTAATTATTCTCCCGACAAACAGAACGAAAAGTTCACCCATCTTATTTCAGATTTCACGTATGTCTACAAAAACAAGCCTGAAAAAGATTTTCTACAGACTGTTGAATATTGGTTCGAAACAAGAGATGAAGAAAAAATAAGACAAAAAACCGGCGCGACTTCAAGTCATGAAGATCTTACACCTTTAGTGAATATGTCTGCCGAAAACAGAGATGCCGGATTGAACTTCACTCCTATTATATTGCTCAACGGATATCAGTTCCCGGATAAGTATGACCGTGAAGATATCTATTATTTTATTGATGAATTGATAGAAGATGAAGAAATGTAAACATTGATAAAAAATCCTTAATTTAGAAAAGTTTAAAAAAAATCCAAGCAGAAAAAAACTGTCGTCACCATGACGGCAATTTATTTTAATACAAATCGATAAAAATTGAAATCTTTTCCCTTTTACCGCCAACCTGACTCCAAAGACTGCGGACCGACCTGTCTTCGTATTGTAAGCAAACATTACGGAAAAACCATTTCCTTACAACAAATCCGTAACCTCTCGGAAACGACCAGGGAAGGGAGCAGCCTGCTTGGGTTAAGTGATGCTGCCGAAGATTTGGGATTTCGTTCTTTGGGTGTTCAGATTAATTTCGAAACACTTGCCGAAGAAGTTCCTTTTCCATGCATTGTTCACTGGAACAAAAACCATTTCGTAATTGTCTATAAAATTGATAAAAATAATAAAGTCTATATTTCAGATCCGAGTTATGGCCTGATTACCTACAATAGAGAAGAATTCATAAAACTCTGGATCGGCGAAAATGCAAACGAAAAAACAGAAGAAGGAATTGCCTTAATCCTGGAAACCACGCCTGCTTTTTTTCAGACAGAGTTTGATGATCATGAAAGTAAGGCCAGCTTTAGCTTTTTGTCAAAATATTTATTAAAATACAAATCACTTGTCATTCAGCTTGCCGTCGGACTTTTGGCGGGAAGTTTACTGTCGCTTATTTTTCCTTTCCTTACGCAGAGTATTGTCGATGTCGGGATTCAGAATCAGGATCTTAATTTTATTTACCTTGTTCTTTTAGCACAAATAATGCTTTTTCTGGGCAGAATGGGAATTGAGGTGATCCGAAGCTGGATTTTACTTCACCTTTCTGCAAGAATCAATATTTCAATTATTTCCGATTTCTTTATTAAGCTCATGAAGCTGCCCATCAGTTTCTTTGATACGAGAATGACCGGAGATATCATGCAGAGAATCAACGACCATCACAGAATTGAACAGCTTCTTACAAGCTCTTCGCTCAACACCCTGTTTTCATTGGTCAACCTGATCATTTTCAGTATTGTTCTTTTACTTTATGATTACAGGCTGTTCATCGTTTACCTTGTCGGAGCCATTGCCTACATCGGATGGATCAGTTTTTTCCTTAATAAAAGAAAAGAACTCGACTACAAAAGATTCTCTCAGGTTTCTCAGGAGCAAAGTAAAGTGATTGAGCTTATCAACGGGATGCAGGAAATTAAAATGCATAATGCCGAAAAACAAAAACGCTGGGATTGGGAATTTTTGCAGGTAAAATTATTTAAAATAAGAATAAAATCGCTCTCCCTTGAACAATGGCAGTCTGTTGGAGGAAATTTTATCAACCAAATGAAAGATATTCTGGTAAGTTTTCTATCTGCTAAGCTTGTTTTAAGTGGAAATTTAACGTTGGGGATGATGCTTTCCGTTCAGTACATTATTGGGCAGCTGAATAGTCCGTTGTTACAATTGATTGATTTTATTAAACAAACCCAGGATGCCAAAATTTCATTGGAACGATTGGGTGAAATTCACGATAAGGATGATGAAGAAAGCAAAGACGAGCAGTATATTCACGATCTTCCCCAAAAAGATATTGAAATAGATAATGTTTCTTTCAGATATATTGGTTCGGATGCTTATGTTTTCGAAAATTTAACGTTAAATATTCCTTTTCAAAAAACAACAGCCATCGTAGGAGCCAGCGGGAGCGGAAAAACGACTCTTTTAAAATTATTAATGAAATTTTACGAACCTACACAGGGCGAAATAAAACTGGGAAACACAAAACTGAAAAATATTTCTCCAAGATTCTGGAGAGATCACTGCGGAGTTGTCATGCAGGAAGGTTATGTTTTCAATGATACGATTGCGAATAATGTTGCTGTGGGGGAAGATTATGTGGATAAGCAAAAGTTGAGAAGAGCTGTAGAAATCGCCAATATTAAAGACTTTATCGAAGAATTGCCCTTAAGCTACAACACCAAAATCGGTAACGAAGGATTGGGAATAAGCGGCGGTCAAAAGCAAAGACTTTTCATTGCCAGAGCCGTTTACAAATCTCCCGAATATATTTTCTTTGATGAAGCCACCTCTGCGCTTGACGCCAATAATGAGAGAGTTATCATGGAAAATCTCGAACAATTCTTCAAAGGAAAAACCGCAATTGTCATTGCACACAGACTTTCCACAGTGAAACACGCCGATAAGATCGTTGTTTTGGATAAAGGAAAAGTTGTGGAAGAAGGAAATCATGCCGAATTGGTCGCTTTGAAGGGCGAATACTACAGATTGGTAAAAAATCAATTGGAATTAGGAAATTGATTAATATTTTCATTAAATTTAAATAACCAACTCAAAATCTTATAGTTATGAAAAATTTAAGAAAAATCGAAAGAAAAAACTTAAGAGAAGTGCATGGTGCAGGTCCAATTCCTGTATTTCCTTGCAATTGTTTCTGTTACATCAACAATGTGAAACAATGGAATGCATGCAACCGTTATTGTCCGGATGGTGACATTCCGGGAGTAGAACCGGGTAATAATCCTAAATGTGATTATACATTACCATTATAAGAATTTTCAGTAATCTTGAAATTGAGATTATTGAAACCCCTTTCAGAGTTTTCGAACTCTGAAAGGGGTTTATAAAATTTTAAACAACAAATGACACAAAAAGACATTTTAGACAATATTGAACTACGCTCCGAAAGCGTTCAGGATATTCTCACACAACCTCCTCATTGGATGATCCGCTGGGGAAATAGCATTATTTTTATCATTCTTGTGCTCATTTTAATCATGAGCTATATAATAAAATACCCGGAATTTGTTCCTGCCCCGATTGTGGTAACCTCCCAGAATCCACCGGAAAAACTGGAAGCAAGAACCAATTCTAAAATCGAAAAAATATTCATTAAAAACCATCAACAGGTTAAAAAAAATGAAGTTTTGATGGTGATGCAGTCTACGGCAAACTATAAAGATGTTTTAGAACTAAAAAGATTGATCGATTCGATTGCTCCCAACCAGCTGGCTTCTTTTCCGCTTCAGGAAACTTCGCATTTTAAATTAGGCGAATTGCAGGGTGATTACAACAATTTTGCAAAAGCTTTTCAGGATGAAGCTTTATTTACAAGACTTCAGCCTTATGCCCCGGAAAATTTAGCCGCTAATCAGAGTCTTTCCGAATATAAAATAAGAACGGCAACGCTCAGACAACAAAAAAGCCTGGAACAGGCAAAATATGAGCTGACCAAGAAAAATTATCAGCGTTCCCAGGAATTATTCAACCAGGGTGTTATCGCTGCCGTAGAACTGGAAAACGAAAAAATAAAATACCTTCAGGCTCAACAAAATCTGGAAAACATTACGATTTCCCTTTCTCAGATCGAAGAAGGAATTTCAAATCTCAATAAAACAAAAAGTGGAACCGCCATCAATACAGAAAAAGATAAGATTACTTACTCTTCTCAGACACTGCAGTTATTTGAGCAATTAAGAAAATCATTAAAACAATGGGAACAAAGCTACCTGATCATTTCCAATACGGAAGGTCTTGCAAGTTTTCAGCAGTTTTTTGGCGAAAATCAGTTTGTAAAGGCTGGAGATGTCATTATCTCTATCTTACCTAAAAACAAGGAAAATTTGGTAGGCAGAATGGCTGTACCGGCAACCAATTCAGGGAAGGTGACTCCCGGAGAAAAAGTTTTAATCAAACTTGACAATTACCGCTATCAGGAATATGGCATTGTAGAAGGTAAAGTGCAAAATATTTCCCTCTCACCTGACAAAGACGGAAATTATTATGTTGATGTTATTCTTCCTAAAGGTTTAAAAACAAGCTATCATAAAAATCTTCCTTTTGATAAAGAGCTTAAAGGTAATGCTGAAATCGTTACACAGGATTTAAGATTAATCGAAAGATTTTTCTATCAAATGAGAAAATTGCTAGGATATCAAAGCTAAGACAGGAAATCTATAGAAAAATAAAAACCGAAACATATCTGTTTCGGTTTTATATTTTGTAGCGAAGACGGGATTTGAACCCGTGACCTTTGGGTTATGAATCCAACGCTCTAACCACCTGAGCTACCTCGCCGTTTTCGTGGTGCAAATATAGGAAAATATTCGCTACCACCAAATTTATTTTAACTTAAAATATTCCAAAACATCGCCAACATGATCTGGTTTACTGATTATCTTATTGTTAGCATCCAAAATAAAATACGTCGGAGTTGCATGAACATTGTACGTATCTACATAAGTACTGTTCCATCCTCTCAATTCTGAATCATTGACCCAAGGAAATGCCGATATTTTTTTAGTATAAGAGTCTTTGTCTACATCCAATGACAATCCTACTACCTGAACGTTTTTAGTCTTCAGATCGTTGTATTTTGCCAGTAATTGAGGAAGTTCGCTTTCACAGTGTGAGCAGGTAGAAGACCAGAATACCACAACTTTTTTATCAGCTTTGATATCGTAAAGCGATTTTGCAGTTGTATTTACTGGTGCCTGGAACTTATAGTTAGGAAATCCAGCTCCCATTTCCACATTCGCATTGGATTTTAAAGTAGAGGCCAACCTGTCTGTGATCGTACATTTAAGGTCTTTGGCTAGGTTAAGGTATTTATTTTTATAGTCTGCCATTTCATAGACATCAAAAATATCAATCAGCTCAGATAAAACTACCTGTCCTCTTGGTGTTTCTACTTTTAATCTGTCTAAAAGCTTATCTACAGAAGCTGTAACATTGGTATTTCCTCCGGAATTAAGATATCCCACCAAAATAGGTCTTAATAGTGATGATGTCTCCAACATGTCATTAGACTTATCAATAAAAGTAATAATCTCCTCCTGGTTTACCTTTTTAGAGGCATCATTAGAAAGATATTTATTGTAGTTTGTATTATAATAATAAATGAATGGATGCTGAGTCTGATCAACTCCGCTTAATCCTCCGGAAAGTCTGTTGATTTCTGTTTTCAAAGCTTTTCCAAACTCTGTATCATCTTTATAATATTCTTTGATTTGAGACAACGCTGGTAGAATCAATTCCTTTTTCTGAGATCCTTCCTGAATTTTGCTCATAATATCATTCGCTTCATCCAGGTAAACCACGTTTTTAATTTTATTGGTTTGAGTCTCAAGCTTAACATTTACATTTTTATTTTCAGAAATAAAATTGAATGTATTGTTTGAACTAGGGAAATAGACTTTCATCATTCCCATATAATTTTTCGGATACTTGAAAGTCCAGGTATTGTTTTTACTTTGCTCTTTCGATACAATGATATCCTTAGAACCATTTAAAGTATATAGAATCGCATCTTGATCTTTGAAATCCGGCGGCGTCTGAATCGTAACAGTAAACTGAGCCTGTATAGAAAATGCAGCTAATAATGCTGAAATTGTATAAATCTTTTTCATATCGTAAAAATAAAAAAACTCTCTGAGTAAACAGAGAGTTTAATATTATTTTAATAAAATTTTATATTTTATTGCTTGAATATTTCTTTGTAAAGAATGCAATAAACATTACTGCAATCATACCCAGAACATATACATACATATCAATCGGCGAAGCCGGTGCTCCCGGACCTACACCTCCACCACCACTTCCTGGATTTGGCGGTTGTGCATTAACCAATAAAACGGCTAAAAGAAAAAGAGCTGATACTAGTTTATTTATAGTTTTCATATATTTTATTTTAAGATTTTTGTGTTAACAGTTTCTCCCTTGTCTGAAACGATTTTTACTACATAAGAATTTTTAATTTTACCATCAAGTTCAATTACAAAATCTGTAGAAGTACTAACCGCTTTTTTAGAGATTACTAATTTACCACTCATATCATAAACCTCAATATCTGCTTTTTTCCAGTTCGGATCAAATCTAACAACGTAGTTTGTAATTTGTGGGTTATAAACTACCATTGTTCTTGAAGGAGTAACGTCTGGCTTACTTACCGCCAACACAACGCTACTAGGTTCTCCATAGTATAGATCAAATTCTGCTGCACTTGCAGGAACAACATCTCCTTGCTTAGCTTGCTGAGCAATTCCGTTTGGTGCTTTAAAATAGAATCCAGTTCCAGAAGATAAGGCATGAGTCCCGTCACTTACCAATTCTGCATTTTCTCTAATTTCGAATTTGTAAGATTTAACTTTATTCATGTCATAGTTTACTAACTTAATATTTTTTCCTTTGAAATTATTTTCGTTAGCTTCATTAATATATAACCAGTACTGACCAGTATAGTTATTGTCATAACCACCAGTTAGAGCTTCTTCGAAAGTACCCACAAGGTCAGCTGAAGTTGCTTTTACCTGAGTTTTTGCATCTGTAGAAGAGTGTCCCGTCGTTCCGTTAGGATAAACTACATAGTACGTTCTGCCTACTTCTTTTCCGTTAGCATCAAGAGCAACAACTCCTAATTGCTTAACAGTTCCAATTTTTGCAGCATTTTTATTAGCAACAACGCTATAATCAGTTCCTGCTGCTCTACTATAATAATTAAATCTTCTAAGATTCGCAAAATTAAACGAATCAGAAGCTGTATTATTAAGTAACTTAATTGCAAAAGTACCCATAGGTCTTACCATCATATAATCTACGTCACCTGTAGGTACCCCTGAAGTAAACGTAATAAATTTATATGAAGCTGAACCTGTACCACCTGTTTGAGTAGTAGTTACTCCGGAAACTTCTAATCTAACCCCTTGAATAGTTGTTAAATTAACACCATCTCCATTAGGGCCTTCATTAACAGCAATTCTTGACAAATCTAAGTTGGTTAAGAAGGGATTTGAGAACTGATACCAGTTCTTACCATAACTACCCTGCCAAGGTGTAGTTTCGAAACCATCCTGCAGATAAGTATTATACTTCTCGTTATACTGGTTTGTAGAGTTACCGTTTGTACCAAAATTTACAGAAGCACCAGCTCCTTGTAAAGGAATCGCTGTAGCAGCATCATCCGCAACCGGACGACCTTTTACAACTCTAGTAGTATTACTCACGTCAAGACCAGTACCACCCAACATATAATAAGCAGTTCCCGGCTTAGCTACTCCTAATTTTGATGAAGTAGAGAAGTTTTCAGAAACTACAGTTGAGTTATTCCAAGTAAGAATCTCATTTTTAGAATACCTTGTATTAGTAAAAGTTTTACCTAACTCCGCACTCAATGTAGAGGCAGTTTTATCATAGAAAGGCAAACCAATCTGTTGGTAAGTTCCATGATTTACAGCTCTAAATTCCTGATCTACAATACCTGTAAGGTTTGCTTGAGGAATCCCTGAAATGAATAATTGTCCGTAAGTATAAACGGGAGTAGCAGAAGAACTATTCGTATTTACCTGATTGTAAGCAGTAGGTTCGTTAAGCATGTTAACGAAATTACCACCACCGGTAGCTTCTGTTTTATCTACGTTAGAAGCATCAATTGTTTTAAAAGAATCTGATGCAGCTCCGGAAACCATAATGTTTCCATGATTTTCAACTTTCCCCGTAGCTTTCATTTGTAGGCCACCACCACTGTATAGTAGGGTGCCTTTACTCACATACGTTGTAGCAGCGTCATCTACGTGTACTAGAACATTCTGCGCCTGAACAGAACTTACCACTGCCAATAATCCAATAGCAAATAAACTTTTTCTCATTGTATATAATTATTTGTGTGTTAATACAATATCTCAACTGCAAAGGTATGTTTTTTTACAGAAAAAACAAAATATTTTTTATTTATTAACAAAAATATTATCTTCTGTTAATATTATTTCCTTTTCTTCACCTATTGAAAACATATAGTCTTCAAGCACTTTTTCGGTAGTTCCGCGAAGTCCTCTCGCCCCTAATCCTTTTTCAATAGTTTCCTCAACAATCTTTTCAATTGCGCCATCTGTGAATACCAAATTTGTGCCATCCATTTTGAAAAGCTCTATAAATTGATTCACAATAGAGTTTTTCGGCTCCTTCATGATTCTTACCATCGTCTCTTTTGTGAGTTTATCGAGATAAGTAATGATTGGAAATCTTCCCAAAAGTTCGGGAATTAATCCGAAAGAACGAAGGTCAATTGCATTAATATTTGTTAATATATATTCTTCTTCGTCTGTTTTATTGATTTTTTCGAAGCTGAAACCAATGGCCTGCTTGTTCATTCTTCGCTCAATGATTTCTTTAATTCCGTCAAAAGCACCTCCGGCGATGAACAAAATATTCTGTGTATTTACCTGAATATATTTCTGATCCGGATGTTTTCTTCCTCCCTGAGGCGGTACATTTACAATACTTCCTTCCAGCAATTTCAACAATCCCTGCTGAACTCCCTCTCCCGAAACATCTCTTGTAATGCTCGGATTATCAGATTTTCTGGCAATTTTATCAATCTCATCGATAAATACGATTCCTCTTTCCGCTTTTTCTACATCATAATCTGCAACCATTAAAAGTCTGGAAAGAATGCTTTCAACATCTTCTCCTACATAGCCGGCTTCCGTTAAAATAGTGGCATCGACGATACAGAACGGAACATTAAGTTCTCTTGCGATGGTTTTTGCCAACAAAGTTTTACCGGTTCCCGTTTCACCAATCATGATGATGTTCGATTTTTCCAGCTCGACCTCTCTGTTTTCGTCCTGAGCATGAAGCAGTCTTTTATAATGATTATAAACCGCAATCGATAATTGTTTTTTAGCCTGATCCTGTCCTATTACGTACTGATCAAGAAATTCTTTAATCTCTTTAGGCTTTTTAAGTTCGTCTATATTTTCTGCAGGTGAATATCCCGCCTTTGAAG is a genomic window of Chryseobacterium wanjuense containing:
- a CDS encoding HlyD family secretion protein, whose translation is MTQKDILDNIELRSESVQDILTQPPHWMIRWGNSIIFIILVLILIMSYIIKYPEFVPAPIVVTSQNPPEKLEARTNSKIEKIFIKNHQQVKKNEVLMVMQSTANYKDVLELKRLIDSIAPNQLASFPLQETSHFKLGELQGDYNNFAKAFQDEALFTRLQPYAPENLAANQSLSEYKIRTATLRQQKSLEQAKYELTKKNYQRSQELFNQGVIAAVELENEKIKYLQAQQNLENITISLSQIEEGISNLNKTKSGTAINTEKDKITYSSQTLQLFEQLRKSLKQWEQSYLIISNTEGLASFQQFFGENQFVKAGDVIISILPKNKENLVGRMAVPATNSGKVTPGEKVLIKLDNYRYQEYGIVEGKVQNISLSPDKDGNYYVDVILPKGLKTSYHKNLPFDKELKGNAEIVTQDLRLIERFFYQMRKLLGYQS
- a CDS encoding TlpA family protein disulfide reductase encodes the protein MKKIYTISALLAAFSIQAQFTVTIQTPPDFKDQDAILYTLNGSKDIIVSKEQSKNNTWTFKYPKNYMGMMKVYFPSSNNTFNFISENKNVNVKLETQTNKIKNVVYLDEANDIMSKIQEGSQKKELILPALSQIKEYYKDDTEFGKALKTEINRLSGGLSGVDQTQHPFIYYYNTNYNKYLSNDASKKVNQEEIITFIDKSNDMLETSSLLRPILVGYLNSGGNTNVTASVDKLLDRLKVETPRGQVVLSELIDIFDVYEMADYKNKYLNLAKDLKCTITDRLASTLKSNANVEMGAGFPNYKFQAPVNTTAKSLYDIKADKKVVVFWSSTCSHCESELPQLLAKYNDLKTKNVQVVGLSLDVDKDSYTKKISAFPWVNDSELRGWNSTYVDTYNVHATPTYFILDANNKIISKPDHVGDVLEYFKLK
- a CDS encoding signal peptidase, which translates into the protein MKTINKLVSALFLLAVLLVNAQPPNPGSGGGGVGPGAPASPIDMYVYVLGMIAVMFIAFFTKKYSSNKI
- a CDS encoding T9SS type A sorting domain-containing protein, which translates into the protein MRKSLFAIGLLAVVSSVQAQNVLVHVDDAATTYVSKGTLLYSGGGLQMKATGKVENHGNIMVSGAASDSFKTIDASNVDKTEATGGGNFVNMLNEPTAYNQVNTNSSSATPVYTYGQLFISGIPQANLTGIVDQEFRAVNHGTYQQIGLPFYDKTASTLSAELGKTFTNTRYSKNEILTWNNSTVVSENFSTSSKLGVAKPGTAYYMLGGTGLDVSNTTRVVKGRPVADDAATAIPLQGAGASVNFGTNGNSTNQYNEKYNTYLQDGFETTPWQGSYGKNWYQFSNPFLTNLDLSRIAVNEGPNGDGVNLTTIQGVRLEVSGVTTTQTGGTGSASYKFITFTSGVPTGDVDYMMVRPMGTFAIKLLNNTASDSFNFANLRRFNYYSRAAGTDYSVVANKNAAKIGTVKQLGVVALDANGKEVGRTYYVVYPNGTTGHSSTDAKTQVKATSADLVGTFEEALTGGYDNNYTGQYWLYINEANENNFKGKNIKLVNYDMNKVKSYKFEIRENAELVSDGTHALSSGTGFYFKAPNGIAQQAKQGDVVPASAAEFDLYYGEPSSVVLAVSKPDVTPSRTMVVYNPQITNYVVRFDPNWKKADIEVYDMSGKLVISKKAVSTSTDFVIELDGKIKNSYVVKIVSDKGETVNTKILK
- the clpX gene encoding ATP-dependent Clp protease ATP-binding subunit ClpX, with protein sequence MNSNQCSFCGRKRNEVQMLISGQNGFICENCIEQAHAIVKDSSSKAGYSPAENIDELKKPKEIKEFLDQYVIGQDQAKKQLSIAVYNHYKRLLHAQDENREVELEKSNIIMIGETGTGKTLLAKTIARELNVPFCIVDATILTEAGYVGEDVESILSRLLMVADYDVEKAERGIVFIDEIDKIARKSDNPSITRDVSGEGVQQGLLKLLEGSIVNVPPQGGRKHPDQKYIQVNTQNILFIAGGAFDGIKEIIERRMNKQAIGFSFEKINKTDEEEYILTNINAIDLRSFGLIPELLGRFPIITYLDKLTKETMVRIMKEPKNSIVNQFIELFKMDGTNLVFTDGAIEKIVEETIEKGLGARGLRGTTEKVLEDYMFSIGEEKEIILTEDNIFVNK